From a single Bryobacter aggregatus MPL3 genomic region:
- the lgt gene encoding prolipoprotein diacylglyceryl transferase — translation MLPKLVEIGGFFIPTYGVMVALAFLAGLWSTNKLAARAGLSAQKIQDLVIYCAITGLIGAKLMMFAFDWQYYVNNPAEMISLSTLRAAGVYQGGFLLALVFAVYYMRKHGLPVLKTMDCFAPGIALGHAIGRMGCFAAGCCYGDVCHRPWAVTFRNPEAKEFSNVPLNVPLHPAQLYEVFGDLAIFAILFKLHDPRKRSGGLFGLYLILYSILRFGVEFVRHHDQPPLFTSIPLVHTQWISLGTLMLGAWLLFRPAKGPISE, via the coding sequence ATGCTCCCGAAACTCGTTGAAATCGGCGGCTTCTTCATCCCCACCTATGGGGTGATGGTGGCGTTGGCCTTTCTTGCCGGACTTTGGTCCACCAATAAACTGGCAGCACGAGCCGGCCTCTCCGCGCAGAAGATCCAGGATTTAGTCATCTATTGCGCGATCACCGGTCTGATTGGCGCCAAGCTGATGATGTTTGCCTTCGATTGGCAATACTACGTCAACAACCCGGCGGAGATGATTTCGCTGTCCACTTTGCGTGCCGCCGGTGTCTATCAGGGCGGCTTCCTCCTCGCCTTGGTGTTTGCGGTTTACTATATGCGCAAGCATGGCCTGCCCGTCCTGAAGACGATGGACTGCTTTGCGCCCGGCATTGCGCTCGGCCATGCCATTGGCCGCATGGGTTGCTTTGCCGCCGGATGCTGCTATGGCGATGTGTGCCATCGTCCCTGGGCCGTCACCTTCCGCAACCCCGAGGCGAAGGAATTCTCCAATGTCCCGCTCAATGTCCCACTCCATCCGGCCCAACTCTACGAGGTCTTTGGCGATCTGGCCATCTTCGCGATCCTCTTCAAGCTGCATGATCCGAGAAAGCGTTCTGGTGGATTGTTTGGGCTCTATTTGATCCTCTATTCAATCCTTCGCTTTGGCGTGGAGTTTGTGCGTCATCATGATCAGCCACCGCTCTTCACCTCCATCCCGCTCGTCCACACGCAATGGATCAGCCTGGGAACCCTGATGCTGGGCGCCTGGCTTCTCTTCCGGCCCGCCAAAGGACCGATCTCCGAATAA
- the lspA gene encoding signal peptidase II, with product MGARRALAFAIVAAVFLLDRGTKYWIETKVSLYDTIEVIPSVFNIVHARNRGAAFGILNTSPEWVRLLVLVGLALCILAMIASMLWQATRRDAPSSLVNRLSLALVFGGAIGNLYDRILKGSVTDFLQVFLGSYEWPSFNVADSAITVGATLMAIDLIFLSRKQESQNNAPETR from the coding sequence ATGGGCGCGCGCCGCGCCCTGGCATTTGCCATCGTCGCCGCGGTCTTTCTCCTGGACCGCGGGACCAAGTATTGGATCGAAACCAAGGTCTCGCTCTACGACACGATCGAGGTGATTCCGTCGGTGTTCAATATCGTGCACGCCAGGAATCGCGGCGCGGCGTTCGGAATTTTGAATACTTCTCCGGAGTGGGTCCGTCTATTGGTGTTAGTGGGCCTGGCGCTGTGCATTCTGGCCATGATTGCGTCCATGCTCTGGCAGGCAACGCGCCGCGATGCACCCAGTTCGCTTGTGAACCGCCTCTCGCTCGCGCTTGTTTTTGGCGGTGCGATTGGGAACCTTTATGACCGCATTCTCAAGGGCAGTGTCACAGATTTTTTGCAAGTCTTTCTGGGCTCCTATGAATGGCCAAGCTTCAATGTGGCGGATTCCGCCATTACCGTAGGCGCCACACTGATGGCCATCGATCTCATCTTCCTTTCACGCAAGCAGGAATCTCAAAACAATGCTCCCGAAACTCGTTGA